In one Pseudomonas marginalis genomic region, the following are encoded:
- a CDS encoding SfnB family sulfur acquisition oxidoreductase: MTFSHRVAVITSDEQALIVASDLAEDLRRDSAQRDRERRLPLPELDVFSRSGLWGISVPKAFGGAGVSTVTLAKVIALIAQADASLGQIPQNHFYALEVLRVNGSPEQQQRLYAEVLAGQRFGNALAELGTRTAHDRVTSITRDGDGFRITGRKFYATGAIYAQRIPTSVVDEHGIQQLAFVPRDSEGLTVIDDWSGFGQRTTGSGSVVFDNVWVAAHDVIPFQSAFERPTTVGPLAQILHAAIDTGIAHAAFEDALHFVRTKTRPWIDSGNDKATEDPLTLKSFGHLSIRLHAAEALLERSGEYLDRAQADSNAETVAAASIAVAEVRALSTEISLAAGSTLFELAGSQATLAEHGLDRHWRNARVHTLHDPVRWKYHAVGNYYLNAENPPLRGTI; the protein is encoded by the coding sequence ATGACCTTTTCTCACCGTGTCGCGGTTATCACCAGCGACGAACAAGCCCTTATTGTCGCCAGCGACCTGGCCGAAGACTTGCGCCGCGACAGCGCCCAGCGCGACCGCGAACGCCGCCTGCCGCTGCCCGAACTGGACGTGTTCTCGCGCTCCGGCCTGTGGGGCATCAGTGTGCCCAAGGCATTTGGCGGCGCCGGCGTGTCCACCGTCACCCTGGCCAAGGTCATTGCCCTGATCGCCCAGGCGGATGCCTCCCTGGGCCAGATTCCGCAAAACCATTTCTACGCCCTCGAAGTGCTGCGCGTGAATGGCAGCCCTGAACAGCAACAACGCCTGTACGCCGAAGTACTCGCCGGCCAGCGTTTCGGCAACGCCCTGGCGGAACTGGGCACCAGGACCGCCCACGACCGTGTTACGTCCATCACCCGCGACGGCGACGGCTTCCGTATCACCGGCCGCAAGTTCTACGCCACCGGTGCGATCTATGCCCAGCGCATTCCTACCTCGGTGGTGGATGAACACGGCATCCAGCAACTGGCCTTCGTGCCCCGTGACAGCGAAGGCTTGACGGTCATTGACGACTGGAGCGGCTTCGGCCAGCGCACCACCGGCAGCGGCTCGGTGGTGTTCGATAACGTGTGGGTCGCCGCCCACGACGTGATCCCGTTCCAGAGCGCTTTCGAACGCCCGACCACGGTCGGCCCGCTGGCGCAGATTCTTCACGCCGCCATCGACACCGGCATCGCCCACGCCGCCTTTGAAGATGCGCTGCACTTTGTGCGCACCAAGACCCGCCCGTGGATTGACTCCGGCAACGACAAGGCCACCGAAGACCCACTGACCCTGAAGAGCTTCGGCCACCTGAGCATTCGCCTGCACGCCGCTGAAGCCTTGCTGGAGCGTTCGGGTGAATACCTCGACCGCGCCCAGGCCGACAGCAATGCAGAGACCGTGGCGGCGGCGTCCATCGCCGTCGCTGAAGTCCGCGCCTTGAGCACCGAGATTTCCCTGGCCGCCGGCAGCACCCTGTTCGAGCTGGCCGGCAGCCAGGCCACCCTGGCCGAGCACGGCCTCGACCGCCACTGGCGCAACGCCCGCGTGCACACCCTGCACGACCCGGTGCGCTGGAAGTACCACGCTGTGGGCAATTACTACCTCAACGCTGAAAACCCGCCACTGCGGGGGACCATTTGA